In the genome of Carya illinoinensis cultivar Pawnee chromosome 13, C.illinoinensisPawnee_v1, whole genome shotgun sequence, the window ttcatgaattccttgtatctCTAAACTAGCACGCTTAggcgttgctcttgtatatgtccctaTACTTGGGCTCTTGTCTAtccttttgatcaataaaatcttgtttaccgATTAAACAAACAGTGTACTCGGGCAACGCCTTTCATTATGTttcaataattttacttttaccaataaaaaaaaaaaaaaattgctcatAATCTTATGTTCATGAAagcttatttaataaatgaattgaGCCGAACTCTAGTTTAACCGAGTCGGTATTGAGCGGCTTATCGAGTAGCCTTGTTTATTTACGACCCCACTTGAGGAcataatatgtgcaccaatgaGGCATCCATGGTTGtgctttcagtttttttttcatggcatgTTTTGTTGAATGGTTGTATCTGGCTTGAGGAATTTACCTGTAAGTTTCACATTCTGTTTCTTCATGTTTTGAGTCATTCTAAAAAACTTTGCAATCTTTGTGTTGCTGGGAATTTATCcacaatttttttgtaataCCTGAAGTTATCTCATTTTGCCTTGGTCCTCTAGATTCTCAGCATGATTCCCAAAGAGTCTGAAGGTGAGCGTTTTGAAAATGCTCTTGCTCGTGTTTGTCGGATTGGTGGTGGAACAGCTACAGATAATGCTGACAGTGACAGTGATGTGGAAGTTGTTGCAGATTATTTTGGTGTCAATCTACGATGTCCGGTAAGTTACTCTTCAGAATTGTTGGTGAAGTGGAAATGGCTTCTCTGATTTTTTTATGGAGTTTGGCACCACTCACAGGATATAATACATTTATGCAgtactttatttaatattttttacgaGTTTGTTATTTGTGTTTGTGCTGCAAACCGAGTCTTTCTTTAAcagtttgaatataaataacaatttttttaatgccTCTATAGAATTCTCTTCTCATATAAATCTGTATTATTTAGACTCAAGATACCAAGAAATTTTCTTAATGTTACTGGTTGAAGGATAATAGAAAGTGCCTAATTGCTTAATCGAGGATTGCATCAGTGCATTACcttgattctatttttttttttttaaagatgtttTCTAGATGAGTCAAGTTTTCATTTGTTAACACactatgtatttaattttattaatttttgcttACATTCAATAAAGGAGCGattgatttttaatttcattcttTCCTGTCGTTTAGTCTGTATAAAAaacttctaaattaatttaactgCTAAGGGAGCATTCTGTTGTTCTCAAATTACACTTTCTCCTCTTTAGTGAAAAGTTTGagattcaatatatataatgcttTTCTTACCACCTTAATCATGCGAAGTACGTTGAGATGTTTTTTCTAAGGTTTTTTTAAAACAGCAGTCCAACTGGTTGGAGAATTAGTGGATCGTCATTTATATCCTACATCTAATTATTATGAGGGAATATGTAATACATTTTTTGTCGGTACATTTAATACATTGAATGGGTATTCCTATTCTTTTGGGATTAGGACTAGGTATATTATTCTTTAATTTGGTGACAACACGATGTCTTCATtggaataagattaaaattcttataataCCCACGATATTTTTTCCCCTGAAAGAccaccattttttattttctaaaactgaAATGTGAAAAGCTTTTTGAACATGGTGGTCTGACCACTCCATTGATTTGTACTTTGGGTGGCTGGCTGCCCTAAAgtattacaatttttcaaatttagaaaaaatgtaAAGTTTTTGACTATTTACTCTTTCGTGTAATTTATAGATGAGTGGTTCGAGAATGAAGGTTGCTGGAAGATTCAAACCTTGTACTCACATGGGTTGTTTTGATCTTGAGGTCTTTGTGGAGTTAAATCAACGTTCTAGAAAGGCAAGCTTCAAATACATGATGTGACTTTTTTTTCTGGTCCTTTTTAGTGATTTATGTGTTTAAATGAGCATTGGACTGTGGATGCAGTGGCAATGCCCCATTTGTCTCAAGAACTATGCATTGGAGAATATCATTATCGACCCTTACTTCAATCGTATTACATCTATGGTAGTACCTTTTTCTGCTTTCTGAAATTATATTTCTCACAAATGTTGATGAGATGAATTAACACTACGTACTTCTCTTGTGGTACAGATGAGGTACTGTGGCGAAGATGTAGCTGAGATTGAGGTGAAGCCTGATGGCTCTTGGCGTGTCAAGACTAAAAATGAAAGTGAACGAAGGGATATGGGGGATCTTGCGCAGTGGCATTTTCCTGATGGTACTATTTGTGTTCCTGATGCACAAGTTAGACCAAGAGTGGAAGTGTTGAAAGAGATCAAACATGAAGGTATTTCAGAAGGTCATACTGGTTTGAAACTAGGAATAAGGAAGAATAGTAATGGCTTATGGGAGTTCAGCAAACCAGAAGATATGAACACCTCTTCTGAGAATGGATTACAAGAAAGGTTTGCAAACTATGAGCAGAAAGTTATTCCAATGAGCAGCAGTGCCACTGGAAGTGGTAGGGATGGTGAAGATCAAAGTGTAAATCAGGATGGAGGTGGGAATTTTGACTTTTCTGCCCAAAATGGGATCGAGATGGAATCGATATCTTTGAATGTTGATTCAGCATATGGATTTGCTGGACATAATCCCTCTGCACCAATAGGGAGTGCAGATGTTATTGTTCTGAGTGACTCTGATGGAGAGGATGACGTAATAGTATCTTCTGGAACTGTCTACAAGAACAATCCAACTGATGCTGGTGGGGTAAACTTTTCTGTTCCCCCTTCTGGGATTGGTGAAACATACCCAGAAGATCCCACTCTTGGAGTGGGAAGTTCATGCTTGGATATTTTTAATGATGATGAATTTGGAATGCCTCTCTGGCCACTACCTCCTGGAACTCAAGCAGGTCCGGGTTTTCAATTATTTAGTTCTGATGTAGATGTGCCAGATGGCCTAGTGGGTTTGCAACATGGCTCTATGAATTGTTCTTCCTCAATGAACGGCTATACATTGGCTCCAGAGACTGACATGGGGTCTGCTACCTTACTATCAGATCCCTCTATTGGTCGCTCTGATACTGACATAATTGATGGTTTAGTTGATAATCCCTTGGCATTTGCTGGGGACGATCCGTCGCTTCAAATATTTCTTCCCACAAGACCCTCAGATGCTGCAGTACAGACTGATATGAGAGATCGGGTTGATGTGTCAAATGGCGTTCGTACCGAGGATTGGATTTCTCTTAGTCTTGGGGGTGGTGCCACTGGCAGTAATGGTGAATCGGCAGCCCCAAATGGATTGAATTCAAGAGAACAAATGCCATCGAGGGAAGGTGCCTTGGATTCATTGGCAGACACTGGTATGTTCCCATCTGACTTTAATTTAGCTTGAGTCTTAATTAAGAGTTCACATCCTGGTAGGCTGTTTGGAGAAATGCTTCAGGTGTGATCTTTGTGCAAGGGTGCCCGGTTTTTATGCAGACGTGACTGTTGTCACCAGTGGAAGTTTGGTTAGAGAGATTATTCTGGTAGTTTCTGAAATTTTCCTTTAGACATATTTCTCAGGATTTGAAACCACGTCTTGAAATCCGAATGCATTATTGGTGTTGacttttttatgtatttgttgGATTTTTATTGCGCACCCTTTTAACCTGGAATTCCAGAAAATTCAAAACTCTCCCgtctttaatttttatatgcTGCATTAGCATGTGAATGTAGTGTGTTGGGAATTTGATTTTGGAAGCAGTGGAATATTGCCTTCTATGTCTTGTGAATTTTCcgtttttatcttttttgatAAGGATGATGTTCTGTCCTCCCTTCCGCAGCTTCTTTGCTTCTTGGTATGAATGACAGTAGATCCGACATGTCAAGCAGACAACGATCAGATAGCCCTTTCTCGTTTCCTCGTCAAAAACGTTCTGTAAGGCCGCGATTGTACCTCTCTATTGAATCGGACTCTGAATAGATAAACTGGACCTATTTTGTCGGCATTTGAACTTTTTTCAGGatataaaacacaacatccagtGAGCCTGTGATCAGTCGCTTTCCAAGTTCATTATTAGTAGTGAGTATGTTGACAAACATTTTGGTGTGCATCGAATGTAAATGTGTTATAATGATCGATGGCAGAACAAATCAAGAAAACTGTTATTGCCTAATGAGAAAACTGCTAGCACCTGCAGAATCTGTTTTCCCCTTTTGTACTAACAATTGGTAAAGTTACTGGTCTTCTATTTCATTTCCAAATGTTTCTgtttagacttgataaaccgtGCTTCTAATGACCATTGTTTTAACAGGTTCACTTCATGCTTTTCTGTTCAATCCCCCATTGAAGATCTGCAGGTGCAGTGCTGGTAATTTGTACAGCAGATAGTAATTTTATTCTGGATGGATGGAATTAAATCCATTGGTTTAAAACCTTTGGGTAAGGGGGAGAGTCCCCCTTAGAAATACATATATCTGCCGATTTGTCTCTGTTTTATAATGAGACCAAATAGCCTGTAAATGTTCATTTGAATCgagttttatttatagaaaaatttata includes:
- the LOC122291395 gene encoding E3 SUMO-protein ligase SIZ1-like isoform X4 translates to MDLVASCKDLVDRILALLSDEQVSKMWPKKNGVGKELAAKLVDDIFRKMQVSGATDLASNGQGVSDSSNVKVKGELDDQFQLDTKIRCLCGNSLESESMIKCEDPRCHVWQHISCVIIMEKPTEGNPQVPDLFYCELCRLSRADPFWVTVANPLYPVKWTNTKIPTDGTNPVQSLEKTFQLTRADKDLLAKQEYDVQAWCMLLNDKVPFRMQWPQYVDLHLQVNGMPVRAINRPGSQLLGANGRDDGPIITPYTKDGINKISLTGCDARIFCFGVRIVKRQTVHQILSMIPKESEGERFENALARVCRIGGGTATDNADSDSDVEVVADYFGVNLRCPMSGSRMKVAGRFKPCTHMGCFDLEVFVELNQRSRKWQCPICLKNYALENIIIDPYFNRITSMMRYCGEDVAEIEVKPDGSWRVKTKNESERRDMGDLAQWHFPDGTICVPDAQVRPRVEVLKEIKHEGISEGHTGLKLGIRKNSNGLWEFSKPEDMNTSSENGLQERFANYEQKVIPMSSSATGSGRDGEDQSVNQDGGGNFDFSAQNGIEMESISLNVDSAYGFAGHNPSAPIGSADVIVLSDSDGEDDVIVSSGTVYKNNPTDAGGVNFSVPPSGIGETYPEDPTLGVGSSCLDIFNDDEFGMPLWPLPPGTQAGPGFQLFSSDVDVPDGLVGLQHGSMNCSSSMNGYTLAPETDMGSATLLSDPSIGRSDTDIIDGLVDNPLAFAGDDPSLQIFLPTRPSDAAVQTDMRDRVDVSNGVRTEDWISLSLGGGATGSNGESAAPNGLNSREQMPSREGALDSLADTASLLLGMNDSRSDMSSRQRSDSPFSFPRQKRSVRPRLYLSIESDSE
- the LOC122291395 gene encoding E3 SUMO-protein ligase SIZ1-like isoform X8 — translated: MQVSGATDLASNGQGVSDSSNVKVKGELDDQFQLDTKIRCLCGNSLESESMIKCEDPRCHVWQHISCVIIMEKPTEGNPQVPDLFYCELCRLSRADPFWVTVANPLYPVKWTNTKIPTDGTNPVQSLEKTFQLTRADKDLLAKQEYDVQAWCMLLNDKVPFRMQWPQYVDLHLQVNGMPVRAINRPGSQLLGANGRDDGPIITPYTKDGINKISLTGCDARIFCFGVRIVKRQTVHQILSMIPKESEGERFENALARVCRIGGGTATDNADSDSDVEVVADYFGVNLRCPMSGSRMKVAGRFKPCTHMGCFDLEVFVELNQRSRKWQCPICLKNYALENIIIDPYFNRITSMMRYCGEDVAEIEVKPDGSWRVKTKNESERRDMGDLAQWHFPDGTICVPDAQVRPRVEVLKEIKHEGISEGHTGLKLGIRKNSNGLWEFSKPEDMNTSSENGLQERFANYEQKVIPMSSSATGSGRDGEDQSVNQDGGGNFDFSAQNGIEMESISLNVDSAYGFAGHNPSAPIGSADVIVLSDSDGEDDVIVSSGTVYKNNPTDAGGVNFSVPPSGIGETYPEDPTLGVGSSCLDIFNDDEFGMPLWPLPPGTQAGPGFQLFSSDVDVPDGLVGLQHGSMNCSSSMNGYTLAPETDMGSATLLSDPSIGRSDTDIIDGLVDNPLAFAGDDPSLQIFLPTRPSDAAVQTDMRDRVDVSNGVRTEDWISLSLGGGATGSNGESAAPNGLNSREQMPSREGALDSLADTASLLLGMNDSRSDMSSRQRSDSPFSFPRQKRSVRPRLYLSIESDSE
- the LOC122291395 gene encoding E3 SUMO-protein ligase SIZ1-like isoform X9, which gives rise to MLPNFSPWKLIICFWVTVANPLYPVKWTNTKIPTDGTNPVQSLEKTFQLTRADKDLLAKQEYDVQAWCMLLNDKVPFRMQWPQYVDLHLQVNGMPVRAINRPGSQLLGANGRDDGPIITPYTKDGINKISLTGCDARIFCFGVRIVKRQTVHQILSMIPKESEGERFENALARVCRIGGGTATDNADSDSDVEVVADYFGVNLRCPMSGSRMKVAGRFKPCTHMGCFDLEVFVELNQRSRKWQCPICLKNYALENIIIDPYFNRITSMMRYCGEDVAEIEVKPDGSWRVKTKNESERRDMGDLAQWHFPDGTICVPDAQVRPRVEVLKEIKHEGISEGHTGLKLGIRKNSNGLWEFSKPEDMNTSSENGLQERFANYEQKVIPMSSSATGSGRDGEDQSVNQDGGGNFDFSAQNGIEMESISLNVDSAYGFAGHNPSAPIGSADVIVLSDSDGEDDVIVSSGTVYKNNPTDAGGVNFSVPPSGIGETYPEDPTLGVGSSCLDIFNDDEFGMPLWPLPPGTQAGPGFQLFSSDVDVPDGLVGLQHGSMNCSSSMNGYTLAPETDMGSATLLSDPSIGRSDTDIIDGLVDNPLAFAGDDPSLQIFLPTRPSDAAVQTDMRDRVDVSNGVRTEDWISLSLGGGATGSNGESAAPNGLNSREQMPSREGALDSLADTASLLLGMNDSRSDMSSRQRSDSPFSFPRQKRSVRPRLYLSIESDSE
- the LOC122291395 gene encoding E3 SUMO-protein ligase SIZ1-like isoform X1, yielding MDLVASCKDKLAYFRIKELKDVLTQLGLSKQGKKQDLVDRILALLSDEQVSKMWPKKNGVGKELAAKLVDDIFRKMQVSGATDLASNGQGVSDSSNVKVKGELDDQFQLDTKIRCLCGNSLESESMIKCEDPRCHVWQHISCVIIMEKPTEGNPQVPDLFYCELCRLSRADPFWVTVANPLYPVKWTNTKIPTDGTNPVQSLEKTFQLTRADKDLLAKQEYDVQAWCMLLNDKVPFRMQWPQYVDLHLQVNGMPVRAINRPGSQLLGANGRDDGPIITPYTKDGINKISLTGCDARIFCFGVRIVKRQTVHQILSMIPKESEGERFENALARVCRIGGGTATDNADSDSDVEVVADYFGVNLRCPMSGSRMKVAGRFKPCTHMGCFDLEVFVELNQRSRKWQCPICLKNYALENIIIDPYFNRITSMMRYCGEDVAEIEVKPDGSWRVKTKNESERRDMGDLAQWHFPDGTICVPDAQVRPRVEVLKEIKHEGISEGHTGLKLGIRKNSNGLWEFSKPEDMNTSSENGLQERFANYEQKVIPMSSSATGSGRDGEDQSVNQDGGGNFDFSAQNGIEMESISLNVDSAYGFAGHNPSAPIGSADVIVLSDSDGEDDVIVSSGTVYKNNPTDAGGVNFSVPPSGIGETYPEDPTLGVGSSCLDIFNDDEFGMPLWPLPPGTQAGPGFQLFSSDVDVPDGLVGLQHGSMNCSSSMNGYTLAPETDMGSATLLSDPSIGRSDTDIIDGLVDNPLAFAGDDPSLQIFLPTRPSDAAVQTDMRDRVDVSNGVRTEDWISLSLGGGATGSNGESAAPNGLNSREQMPSREGALDSLADTASLLLGMNDSRSDMSSRQRSDSPFSFPRQKRSVRPRLYLSIESDSE
- the LOC122291395 gene encoding E3 SUMO-protein ligase SIZ1-like isoform X7 is translated as MDLVASCKDKLAYFRIKELKDVLTQLGLSKQGKKQDLVDRILALLSDEQVSKMWPKKNGVGKELAAKLVDDIFRKMQVSGATDLASNGQGVSDSSNVKVKGELDDQFQLDTKIRCLCGNSLESESMIKCEDPRCHVWQHISCVIIMEKPTEGNPQVPDLFYCELCRLSRADPFWVTVANPLYPVKWTNTKIPTDGTNPVQSLEKTFQLTRADKDLLAKQEYDVQAWCMLLNDKVPFRMQWPQYVDLHLQVNGMPVRAINRPGSQLLGANGRDDGPIITPYTKDGINKISLTGCDARIFCFGVRIVKRQTVHQILSMIPKESEGERFENALARVCRIGGGTATDNADSDSDVEVVADYFGVNLRCPMRYCGEDVAEIEVKPDGSWRVKTKNESERRDMGDLAQWHFPDGTICVPDAQVRPRVEVLKEIKHEGISEGHTGLKLGIRKNSNGLWEFSKPEDMNTSSENGLQERFANYEQKVIPMSSSATGSGRDGEDQSVNQDGGGNFDFSAQNGIEMESISLNVDSAYGFAGHNPSAPIGSADVIVLSDSDGEDDVIVSSGTVYKNNPTDAGGVNFSVPPSGIGETYPEDPTLGVGSSCLDIFNDDEFGMPLWPLPPGTQAGPGFQLFSSDVDVPDGLVGLQHGSMNCSSSMNGYTLAPETDMGSATLLSDPSIGRSDTDIIDGLVDNPLAFAGDDPSLQIFLPTRPSDAAVQTDMRDRVDVSNGVRTEDWISLSLGGGATGSNGESAAPNGLNSREQMPSREGALDSLADTASLLLGMNDSRSDMSSRQRSDSPFSFPRQKRSVRPRLYLSIESDSE
- the LOC122291395 gene encoding E3 SUMO-protein ligase SIZ1-like isoform X6 — translated: MWPKKNGVGKELAAKLVDDIFRKMQVSGATDLASNGQGVSDSSNVKVKGELDDQFQLDTKIRCLCGNSLESESMIKCEDPRCHVWQHISCVIIMEKPTEGNPQVPDLFYCELCRLSRADPFWVTVANPLYPVKWTNTKIPTDGTNPVQSLEKTFQLTRADKDLLAKQEYDVQAWCMLLNDKVPFRMQWPQYVDLHLQVNGMPVRAINRPGSQLLGANGRDDGPIITPYTKDGINKISLTGCDARIFCFGVRIVKRQTVHQILSMIPKESEGERFENALARVCRIGGGTATDNADSDSDVEVVADYFGVNLRCPMSGSRMKVAGRFKPCTHMGCFDLEVFVELNQRSRKWQCPICLKNYALENIIIDPYFNRITSMMRYCGEDVAEIEVKPDGSWRVKTKNESERRDMGDLAQWHFPDGTICVPDAQVRPRVEVLKEIKHEGISEGHTGLKLGIRKNSNGLWEFSKPEDMNTSSENGLQERFANYEQKVIPMSSSATGSGRDGEDQSVNQDGGGNFDFSAQNGIEMESISLNVDSAYGFAGHNPSAPIGSADVIVLSDSDGEDDVIVSSGTVYKNNPTDAGGVNFSVPPSGIGETYPEDPTLGVGSSCLDIFNDDEFGMPLWPLPPGTQAGPGFQLFSSDVDVPDGLVGLQHGSMNCSSSMNGYTLAPETDMGSATLLSDPSIGRSDTDIIDGLVDNPLAFAGDDPSLQIFLPTRPSDAAVQTDMRDRVDVSNGVRTEDWISLSLGGGATGSNGESAAPNGLNSREQMPSREGALDSLADTASLLLGMNDSRSDMSSRQRSDSPFSFPRQKRSVRPRLYLSIESDSE
- the LOC122291395 gene encoding E3 SUMO-protein ligase SIZ1-like isoform X3, with the protein product MPELLLLVLLASLTNVQSWLSCVKNGMDLVDRILALLSDEQVSKMWPKKNGVGKELAAKLVDDIFRKMQVSGATDLASNGQGVSDSSNVKVKGELDDQFQLDTKIRCLCGNSLESESMIKCEDPRCHVWQHISCVIIMEKPTEGNPQVPDLFYCELCRLSRADPFWVTVANPLYPVKWTNTKIPTDGTNPVQSLEKTFQLTRADKDLLAKQEYDVQAWCMLLNDKVPFRMQWPQYVDLHLQVNGMPVRAINRPGSQLLGANGRDDGPIITPYTKDGINKISLTGCDARIFCFGVRIVKRQTVHQILSMIPKESEGERFENALARVCRIGGGTATDNADSDSDVEVVADYFGVNLRCPMSGSRMKVAGRFKPCTHMGCFDLEVFVELNQRSRKWQCPICLKNYALENIIIDPYFNRITSMMRYCGEDVAEIEVKPDGSWRVKTKNESERRDMGDLAQWHFPDGTICVPDAQVRPRVEVLKEIKHEGISEGHTGLKLGIRKNSNGLWEFSKPEDMNTSSENGLQERFANYEQKVIPMSSSATGSGRDGEDQSVNQDGGGNFDFSAQNGIEMESISLNVDSAYGFAGHNPSAPIGSADVIVLSDSDGEDDVIVSSGTVYKNNPTDAGGVNFSVPPSGIGETYPEDPTLGVGSSCLDIFNDDEFGMPLWPLPPGTQAGPGFQLFSSDVDVPDGLVGLQHGSMNCSSSMNGYTLAPETDMGSATLLSDPSIGRSDTDIIDGLVDNPLAFAGDDPSLQIFLPTRPSDAAVQTDMRDRVDVSNGVRTEDWISLSLGGGATGSNGESAAPNGLNSREQMPSREGALDSLADTASLLLGMNDSRSDMSSRQRSDSPFSFPRQKRSVRPRLYLSIESDSE
- the LOC122291395 gene encoding E3 SUMO-protein ligase SIZ1-like isoform X5 is translated as MDLVASCKDKLAYFRIKELKDVLTQLGLSKQGKKQDLVDRILALLSDEQVSKMWPKKNGVGKELAAKLVDDIFRKMQVSGATDLASNGQGVSDSSNVKVKGELDDQFQLDTKIRCLCGNSLESESMIKCEDPRCHVWQHISCVIIMEKPTEGNPQVPDLFYCELCRLSRADPFWVTVANPLYPVKWTNTKIPTDGTNPVQSLEKTFQLTRADKDLLAKQEYDVQAWCMLLNDKVPFRMQWPQYVDLHLQVNGMPVRAINRPGSQLLGANGRDDGPIITPYTKDGINKISLTGCDARIFCFGVRIVKRQTVHQILSMIPKESEGERFENALARVCRIGGGTATDNADSDSDVEVVADYFGVNLRCPMSGSRMKVAGRFKPCTHMGCFDLEVFVELNQRSRKWQCPICLKNYALENIIIDPYFNRITSMMRYCGEDVAEIEVKPDGSWRVKTKNESERRDMGDLAQWHFPDGTICVPDAQVRPRVEVLKEIKHEGISEGHTGLKLGIRKNSNGLWEFSKPEDMNTSSENGLQERFANYEQKVIPMSSSATGSGRDGEDQSVNQDGGGNFDFSAQNGIEMESISLNVDSAYGFAGHNPSAPIGSADVIVLSDSDGEDDVIVSSGTVYKNNPTDAGGVNFSVPPSGIGETYPEDPTLGVGSSCLDIFNDDEFGMPLWPLPPGTQAGPGFQLFSSDVDVPDGLVGLQHGSMNCSSSMNGYTLAPETDMGSATLLSDPSIGRSDTDIIDGLVDNPLAFAGDDPSLQIFLPTRPSDAAVQTDMRDRVDVSNGVRTEDWISLSLGGGATGSNGESAAPNGLNSREQMPSREGALDSLADTG
- the LOC122291395 gene encoding E3 SUMO-protein ligase SIZ1-like isoform X2 codes for the protein MDLVASCKDKLAYFRIKELKDVLTQLGLSKQGKKQDLVDRILALLSDEQVSKMWPKKNGVGKELAAKLVDDIFRKMQVSGATDLASNGQGVSDSSNVKVKGELDDQFQLDTKIRCLCGNSLESESMIKCEDPRCHVWQHISCVIIMEKPTEGNPQVPDLFYCELCRLSRADPFWVTVANPLYPVKWTNTKIPTDGTNPVQSLEKTFQLTRADKDLLAKQEYDVQAWCMLLNDKVPFRMQWPQYVDLHLQVNGMPVRAINRPGSQLLGANGRDDGPIITPYTKDGINKISLTGCDARIFCFGVRIVKRQTVHQILSMIPKESEGERFENALARVCRIGGGTATDNADSDSDVEVVADYFGVNLRCPMSGSRMKVAGRFKPCTHMGCFDLEVFVELNQRSRKWQCPICLKNYALENIIIDPYFNRITSMMRYCGEDVAEIEVKPDGSWRVKTKNESERRDMGDLAQWHFPDGTICVPDAQVRPRVEVLKEIKHEGISEGHTGLKLGIRKNSNGLWEFSKPEDMNTSSENGLQERFANYEQKVIPMSSSATGSGRDGEDQSVNQDGGGNFDFSAQNGIEMESISLNVDSAYGFAGHNPSAPIGSADVIVLSDSDGEDDVIVSSGTVYKNNPTDAGGVNFSVPPSGIGETYPEDPTLGVGSSCLDIFNDDEFGMPLWPLPPGTQAGPGFQLFSSDVDVPDGLVGLQHGSMNCSSSMNGYTLAPETDMGSATLLSDPSIGRSDTDIIDGLVDNPLAFAGDDPSLQIFLPTRPSDAAVQTDMRDRVDVSNGVRTEDWISLSLGGGATGSNGESAAPNGLNSREQMPSREGALDSLADTASLLLGMNDSRSDMSSRQRSDSPFSFPRQKRSDIKHNIQ